A genome region from Aurantiacibacter sp. MUD61 includes the following:
- a CDS encoding glycosyltransferase family 4 protein, with the protein MRILHILRSVPFGGAQKMALELAREQVSSGHEIRILVTGRERAGAERLLEACEGFMVDFAPGHPLAQLRSARQVLADFAPEVVHLHLAPSWLAAVFGSKRDFALVAHLHTRPSLQIYPPNWKRRLHSALDRMLLSRCDALLAVSDWAAQAWRREHSGFDPVTVHNGVRMPVLEADALERSSGRPFTVGIALRLSERKGLDEFLEIAGAVHRRDPDIRFAVAGDGPLASHYHAKAEQMGLAKAVSFEGFVSEIGDFWRKVDLGAFTSSVDTFGLSMVEPVSYGRPVVAYRTGTGSDEVIDLCRGVTAVPYEEAEEAADAILRLRDEAELRARMATDGIADCQTHFSIQTMSRRVEDIYTQLLSRREAA; encoded by the coding sequence ATGCGCATCCTGCACATATTGCGCAGCGTCCCTTTTGGCGGGGCGCAGAAAATGGCGCTGGAGCTTGCGCGAGAGCAGGTGTCGAGCGGACACGAAATCCGCATTCTGGTGACCGGGCGCGAACGTGCAGGTGCCGAGAGGCTGCTCGAAGCATGTGAAGGGTTCATGGTCGATTTCGCGCCGGGTCATCCCTTGGCGCAGCTGCGCTCTGCCCGTCAGGTCCTCGCCGATTTTGCTCCCGAGGTCGTCCATCTTCATCTCGCACCATCGTGGTTGGCTGCTGTGTTCGGCTCGAAACGCGATTTTGCATTGGTGGCGCATCTTCACACGCGGCCATCGCTGCAGATCTACCCGCCCAATTGGAAGCGGCGATTGCATTCGGCACTGGACCGTATGCTGCTATCGCGTTGCGATGCCTTGCTCGCAGTGAGCGATTGGGCAGCGCAGGCTTGGCGCCGCGAGCATTCGGGTTTCGATCCTGTAACCGTGCACAATGGCGTCCGGATGCCGGTTTTGGAGGCAGATGCATTGGAGAGGAGCTCCGGGCGGCCTTTCACAGTGGGCATCGCTCTTCGCCTTTCGGAGCGCAAAGGGCTCGATGAATTTCTGGAAATTGCGGGCGCGGTTCACAGGCGCGATCCTGATATTCGGTTTGCTGTCGCAGGCGATGGGCCGCTTGCCAGCCATTACCACGCCAAAGCAGAGCAGATGGGGCTGGCCAAAGCCGTCAGTTTCGAAGGCTTCGTTTCCGAAATCGGCGATTTCTGGCGAAAAGTCGATCTGGGTGCGTTCACTTCATCGGTCGACACTTTCGGGCTGAGCATGGTGGAGCCGGTTTCCTATGGCCGCCCGGTGGTGGCCTATCGCACCGGGACGGGCAGCGATGAAGTTATCGATCTGTGCCGCGGGGTGACGGCAGTGCCTTATGAGGAAGCGGAGGAGGCTGCGGATGCAATCCTTCGCCTGCGTGACGAAGCGGAATTGCGGGCACGAATGGCGACAGACGGTATCGCCGATTGCCAGACCCATTTCTCGATCCAGACGATGAGTCGCCGCGTCGAAGACATCTACACGCAATTGCTTTCCCGCAGAGAGGCGGCTTAG
- a CDS encoding O-antigen polymerase — MSFALFLLLATALVMFSFGVLRIRKILTLPVVVAYLYLAFFVPQALHLERDVYGPWLNADFLFLYMTAALIALALGFYVTSSGLLGGPAEQRRKTTAFERWRLPGNVSAPMNKYEQKLLAGAIVLWLIGAVANYQLSATDTSELGNMWTGVATLWFLLGQSTFFSLAIAALLYARTGRKVYLIIGLLTLSAVLIGFGGNVKRHMIAETLIILGGSIFFVFNWRPPRVAVFAICFLGMVLLHQVGDVRAYIQRGEGTVVSAFVEGVPFERFSYFQADDAPELSIAALDIHYAREQDVAEGPVELWNDLVLRYVPAFALGRDFKDSLMMEHELAQEGMDYEMYATPGITHTGFSDTFRSFSYFGVLVFGLIGMLFGWLWKHALAGAFWAQFYYLILLNDALVAFTQSSARFLSGLPFILAVTLPFIWRFGQKVYHTRQARRRAHETADRPPATGRPA; from the coding sequence ATGAGTTTTGCCCTGTTCCTGCTCCTCGCGACGGCGCTCGTGATGTTCTCTTTCGGCGTCCTGCGCATCAGGAAAATCCTGACGCTGCCGGTTGTGGTGGCGTATCTATATCTGGCATTTTTTGTTCCCCAGGCCCTGCACTTGGAGCGCGATGTCTACGGGCCCTGGCTCAACGCCGATTTTCTCTTCCTCTATATGACGGCTGCTCTGATCGCGCTCGCGCTCGGGTTTTATGTGACATCCTCCGGTTTGCTTGGAGGGCCAGCCGAGCAGCGCCGCAAGACCACCGCATTCGAGCGCTGGCGCTTGCCCGGCAACGTGAGTGCGCCGATGAACAAATACGAGCAGAAACTGCTAGCCGGAGCCATTGTGCTTTGGCTGATCGGGGCGGTGGCGAACTATCAGCTGAGCGCCACAGACACATCCGAACTCGGCAATATGTGGACGGGGGTTGCGACGCTCTGGTTTCTGCTCGGCCAGTCGACCTTTTTCTCGCTGGCAATCGCTGCTCTGCTTTACGCGAGGACGGGGAGGAAAGTTTATCTCATCATCGGCTTGCTTACGCTGAGTGCTGTTCTCATCGGCTTTGGCGGCAATGTGAAACGCCATATGATTGCCGAAACACTCATTATCCTCGGTGGCAGCATATTCTTCGTGTTCAACTGGCGCCCCCCACGCGTGGCGGTCTTTGCAATTTGCTTCCTTGGCATGGTGCTGTTGCATCAGGTGGGTGACGTGCGCGCCTATATCCAGCGCGGAGAGGGGACCGTCGTCAGCGCTTTCGTGGAAGGCGTTCCTTTTGAACGTTTCTCCTATTTCCAAGCCGATGACGCACCCGAGCTGTCCATCGCTGCGCTCGATATTCATTATGCCCGCGAGCAGGATGTGGCTGAGGGCCCCGTCGAGCTCTGGAACGATCTGGTCCTGCGCTATGTCCCTGCCTTCGCACTTGGCCGCGATTTCAAGGATTCGCTCATGATGGAGCATGAGTTGGCGCAGGAGGGCATGGATTACGAAATGTATGCCACGCCGGGCATCACGCACACCGGCTTTTCCGACACATTCCGCTCATTCAGCTACTTTGGCGTTCTGGTATTCGGCCTGATCGGGATGCTGTTTGGATGGCTTTGGAAACATGCACTCGCGGGCGCATTCTGGGCGCAGTTCTATTATCTTATCCTGCTGAACGATGCGCTTGTTGCATTCACCCAGTCTTCTGCCCGCTTCCTTTCAGGGCTGCCTTTCATACTGGCCGTAACTCTGCCTTTCATCTGGCGATTTGGGCAGAAGGTCTACCATACGCGGCAAGCTCGTCGGAGGGCGCACGAGACTGCAGATCGACCGCCTGCGACGGGGCGTCCGGCATAG
- a CDS encoding acyltransferase family protein, which yields MKDSGRNKIQTLELGRGVAALGVVVFHAAYAMPADDLAPLLERFFLAGQTGIYFFFVLSGFVMFWVHEKDFGRPEQAPKYILKRINRIYPIYWAILIPMLLAYQILPQLGLPEFREAGTIVSAFLLAGDINPTPLTVAWTLFHEMLFYVIFGVVILSRRWGGALFIIWMVACLANIWMGIEFYPLSPVNILFAFGAAAAWIVRNRSIASRTWLWSGIALFVATVLFTDAFHMGTLGIILVGTASTMIIAGSAALELRGTLELGRPWVTLGAVSYVLYLVHGPVISALAIAAESVAVPLNRFAFIAICIVASLLVSYVVHRLLERPMLKLGGAAIRSWDERRAVSGA from the coding sequence GTGAAAGATAGCGGACGCAACAAGATCCAGACGCTGGAATTGGGGCGCGGTGTGGCGGCGCTTGGTGTTGTCGTTTTTCACGCCGCCTACGCCATGCCTGCGGACGATCTCGCGCCGCTGCTGGAGCGTTTTTTCCTCGCCGGTCAGACCGGTATCTATTTCTTCTTCGTGCTGTCCGGCTTTGTCATGTTTTGGGTGCATGAGAAGGATTTTGGCAGACCCGAGCAGGCACCGAAATATATCCTGAAACGGATCAATCGCATTTATCCGATCTATTGGGCGATATTGATACCGATGCTGCTGGCGTATCAAATCCTGCCGCAGCTGGGATTGCCAGAGTTCCGCGAGGCGGGAACGATCGTGAGCGCTTTCCTGCTTGCAGGGGACATCAATCCAACTCCGCTCACCGTGGCGTGGACCCTGTTTCACGAAATGCTTTTCTACGTGATCTTCGGGGTCGTCATCCTTTCCAGGCGATGGGGCGGGGCGCTCTTCATCATCTGGATGGTGGCTTGCCTCGCAAACATCTGGATGGGGATCGAATTCTATCCGCTCTCGCCGGTCAACATCCTGTTTGCATTCGGTGCAGCAGCGGCGTGGATTGTTCGCAATCGTTCCATCGCGAGCCGGACCTGGCTCTGGAGCGGGATCGCTTTGTTTGTGGCCACTGTGCTTTTCACCGATGCTTTCCACATGGGAACTCTCGGGATTATCTTGGTGGGCACGGCATCGACGATGATAATCGCTGGCTCTGCGGCGCTGGAATTGCGGGGGACCTTGGAACTGGGCCGGCCCTGGGTCACATTGGGAGCAGTTTCCTACGTGCTTTACCTTGTTCATGGGCCCGTCATTTCAGCTTTGGCAATCGCGGCGGAAAGCGTCGCGGTGCCCCTGAATAGATTTGCATTCATCGCGATTTGCATAGTAGCGAGCCTGCTCGTGTCCTATGTGGTTCACAGGCTTCTCGAACGACCAATGCTGAAGCTGGGCGGAGCGGCCATCCGGTCATGGGATGAGCGTAGGGCTGTTTCGGGTGCGTGA
- a CDS encoding UDP-glucuronic acid decarboxylase family protein translates to MARLYDSRKRILITGGAGFLGSHLTDRLLDQGHEIICADNLFTGTKRNIEHLHNHPRFEFMRHDVTFPLYVEVDEIYNLACPASPIHYQHDPVATTKTSVHGAINMLGLAKRLGAKIFQASTSEVYGDPHVHPQPEEYWGNVNPIGTRSCYDEGKRCAETLFFDYHRQHDLKIKVARIFNTYGPRMHHADGRVVSNFIVQALLGENITIYGDGSQTRSFCYVDDLVEGFIRLMETQDDVTGPINLGNPGEFTIKELAEKVIAMTDSGSKLEFLDLPSDDPKQRKPVIEKAKEKLDWEPKVSLDEGLEKTIAYFRERLPELQS, encoded by the coding sequence GTGGCCCGACTTTACGACAGCCGCAAACGTATTCTGATTACCGGCGGCGCCGGCTTCCTGGGCTCGCACCTCACTGATCGGCTGCTCGATCAGGGGCACGAAATCATCTGTGCCGACAATCTGTTCACCGGCACCAAGCGCAATATCGAGCATCTGCACAATCACCCGCGCTTTGAGTTCATGCGCCATGATGTGACGTTCCCGCTCTATGTGGAAGTGGACGAGATCTACAATCTCGCCTGCCCGGCAAGCCCGATCCACTACCAGCATGACCCCGTCGCGACGACGAAGACGAGTGTGCACGGCGCGATCAACATGCTCGGCCTTGCAAAGCGTTTGGGCGCAAAGATTTTCCAGGCTTCCACCAGCGAGGTATACGGCGATCCGCATGTCCACCCGCAGCCCGAAGAGTACTGGGGCAACGTCAATCCCATCGGCACGCGCTCCTGCTATGACGAAGGCAAGCGCTGCGCCGAAACGCTGTTCTTCGATTATCACCGTCAGCATGATCTGAAGATCAAGGTTGCGCGCATCTTCAACACCTACGGCCCGCGCATGCACCATGCAGACGGCCGCGTGGTGTCGAACTTCATCGTGCAGGCGTTGCTGGGCGAAAATATCACCATCTATGGCGATGGATCGCAGACGCGCTCCTTCTGCTATGTCGACGACCTCGTCGAAGGTTTCATCCGCCTCATGGAAACGCAAGACGATGTGACCGGTCCGATCAATCTCGGCAATCCGGGCGAATTCACGATCAAGGAACTGGCGGAAAAGGTTATCGCCATGACCGACTCGGGCTCCAAACTCGAATTCCTCGACCTGCCGTCGGACGATCCCAAGCAGCGCAAGCCGGTGATCGAAAAGGCCAAGGAAAAGCTCGACTGGGAGCCGAAAGTCTCGCTCGACGAAGGTCTGGAAAAGACCATCGCCTATTTCCGCGAACGACTGCCGGAATT
- a CDS encoding FkbM family methyltransferase codes for MIGLVDKLAWRSLARRVPGSYAAYVFASRLVAAYENRSVQITANGERWFQQTLASRGISCAVDVGANKGEWAEGILRFAPNCQLVCYEPVAATFAMLEKAVGGKHVTLVNAALSDESGTLEIQTVSGRPELASAHTDYSADGDVETLVLEARKGDAELERLRIDHVDVLKVDAEGHDLAVLQGLTQSLSHGGVDFIQFEYNHATLAAGISLRHFFDLLVPDYVLCRLLPEGLEATGYHFSLDNFGQSNWICVRRAIIDDALVTRFRMRRARGLAGNLLVDHYPEGDAAIAALKR; via the coding sequence ATGATCGGCCTGGTCGACAAGCTTGCCTGGCGCAGCCTCGCGCGCCGTGTGCCGGGATCCTATGCCGCCTATGTATTCGCCAGCCGGTTGGTGGCTGCCTATGAAAACCGCAGCGTCCAGATCACCGCGAATGGTGAGCGCTGGTTCCAGCAGACGCTGGCATCGCGCGGGATATCGTGCGCCGTGGATGTCGGGGCCAATAAAGGCGAATGGGCGGAAGGCATTTTGCGCTTCGCCCCCAACTGTCAGCTTGTCTGCTACGAACCTGTGGCAGCGACTTTTGCCATGTTGGAGAAAGCGGTTGGCGGCAAGCACGTGACGCTCGTCAACGCTGCGCTGTCAGATGAGAGTGGAACACTCGAAATCCAGACCGTCTCTGGTCGGCCCGAGCTCGCATCCGCTCACACTGACTATTCTGCAGACGGCGATGTCGAGACCCTTGTGCTCGAAGCGCGAAAGGGTGACGCAGAGCTAGAGCGCCTTAGAATTGATCACGTCGATGTGCTGAAAGTCGATGCCGAAGGGCACGATCTCGCCGTATTGCAGGGCCTGACCCAGAGCCTGTCACACGGCGGCGTGGATTTCATCCAGTTCGAATATAACCATGCGACCCTTGCAGCCGGGATTTCGCTGCGACATTTCTTCGATCTTCTGGTCCCCGATTACGTCCTCTGCCGCCTGCTTCCCGAAGGACTTGAGGCGACCGGTTATCATTTCAGCCTCGACAATTTCGGCCAGTCCAACTGGATTTGCGTGCGGCGCGCCATCATCGATGATGCGCTCGTTACTCGCTTCCGCATGCGGCGTGCACGCGGATTGGCAGGCAATTTGCTGGTAGATCACTATCCGGAAGGCGACGCTGCTATCGCAGCGCTGAAGCGCTGA
- a CDS encoding glycosyltransferase family 2 protein, protein MTANSDILPVTVAVPVKNEEANLAKCLERLGRFAEIVVIDSGSSDRTTEIAHEFGARVVDFQWDGKFPKKRNWFLMNDPPQQDWVLFLDADEFIDDAFCDELARTLPNTGKSGFWIQYDNYFLGKQMKHGLAQRKLALLRTGKALFERIDEDGWSTLDMEIHEHPIVEGEVGEITARIDHRDFKPLDTFIAKHLEYAKWEARRYALVEQDSELWERFTPRQQFKYRHLAKWWYPAFYFLFTYVAKGGFLDGGTGFHYAAYKTWYFHTIRLLIRQQQSA, encoded by the coding sequence ATGACTGCGAACTCTGATATTCTGCCCGTCACCGTAGCTGTTCCCGTCAAGAACGAGGAAGCGAACCTGGCCAAATGCCTCGAGCGGCTGGGCCGGTTTGCCGAAATCGTAGTCATTGATAGCGGCTCGAGCGACCGGACGACCGAGATCGCGCACGAATTTGGCGCGCGGGTGGTCGATTTCCAGTGGGACGGCAAATTCCCGAAAAAGCGCAACTGGTTCCTGATGAACGATCCGCCGCAGCAGGACTGGGTCCTGTTCCTTGATGCGGACGAGTTCATCGATGACGCGTTCTGCGATGAGCTGGCGCGCACCCTGCCAAATACCGGCAAGAGCGGCTTCTGGATCCAGTACGACAATTACTTCCTCGGCAAGCAGATGAAGCACGGTCTCGCTCAGCGCAAACTGGCGCTGCTGCGCACCGGCAAGGCGCTGTTCGAGCGGATCGATGAAGACGGCTGGAGCACGCTGGATATGGAAATCCACGAGCATCCCATCGTCGAAGGCGAGGTGGGCGAAATCACCGCGCGCATCGATCACCGCGATTTCAAGCCGCTCGATACATTCATCGCCAAGCATCTGGAATACGCAAAATGGGAAGCGCGGCGCTACGCGCTTGTGGAGCAGGACTCCGAGCTGTGGGAACGGTTCACACCGCGCCAGCAGTTCAAATACCGGCACCTGGCCAAATGGTGGTATCCGGCTTTCTATTTCCTTTTCACCTACGTCGCCAAAGGCGGTTTCCTCGACGGTGGCACAGGCTTCCACTACGCGGCGTACAAGACTTGGTATTTTCACACGATTCGGCTGTTGATCAGGCAACAGCAATCGGCATGA
- a CDS encoding glycosyltransferase yields MPRRLRLSIRGAGNWACSTGSFSTSYPNAKSMPSPESTARDRDPAEFSLGIVTGSISRLAGGLFHSVRQSALQLNRAGIDVSVYAPSDSESAQDEGAWTPIKPHVFERGAPASLAYSRGMKEAVLAGGHDVLHLHGIWQYPSVIASDWRRKTGGPVMISPRGMLDPWALQHAGWKKRIVGWLFENDNLRHAHCMHALNESEAASMRAFGLTNPIAIIPNGTHIPDLDVRRARPDWLPEDGRKTLLFIGRIHQKKGIVELIEAWGMLRETHPELAANWRIAIAGWDDGGHLAEVERAITRTGLVSDEVVLPGPLHGDGKDNALAHADAFVLPSKSEGLPMSILEAWSWGLPTLMTQECNLPEGFDQKAALEIPQTAEELASKLAEHLASGHLAETGRNARILAEQRFGWASIASQHIAVYRWMLGKAAKPECVRLD; encoded by the coding sequence ATGCCGCGCAGGCTGCGCTTAAGCATTCGAGGCGCCGGAAACTGGGCCTGCTCGACCGGATCATTCTCGACAAGCTATCCGAACGCAAAATCGATGCCGTCTCCTGAATCGACGGCACGGGATCGCGATCCAGCGGAGTTTTCGCTGGGGATCGTCACCGGTAGTATCTCGCGGCTCGCGGGCGGTCTGTTCCATTCGGTCCGGCAATCGGCGCTGCAGCTTAATCGGGCTGGCATAGACGTCAGCGTCTATGCTCCATCGGACAGTGAAAGTGCACAGGATGAAGGTGCCTGGACACCGATCAAGCCGCACGTCTTTGAAAGGGGGGCGCCCGCTTCTCTCGCTTATTCGCGCGGGATGAAAGAAGCCGTTCTGGCGGGAGGACATGACGTTCTCCACCTTCACGGAATCTGGCAGTATCCCTCGGTGATCGCATCAGACTGGCGGCGCAAGACGGGCGGGCCGGTGATGATTTCTCCGCGAGGGATGCTCGATCCGTGGGCGCTGCAACACGCGGGTTGGAAGAAGAGGATCGTCGGCTGGCTGTTCGAAAACGATAATCTGCGCCACGCGCACTGCATGCATGCGCTCAACGAGTCGGAGGCGGCATCGATGCGCGCTTTCGGCCTTACCAATCCCATCGCCATCATTCCGAACGGCACGCATATTCCCGATCTGGATGTGCGCCGTGCCCGGCCGGACTGGTTGCCCGAAGACGGTCGCAAGACACTGCTGTTCATCGGCCGCATCCACCAGAAAAAGGGCATCGTCGAACTGATCGAGGCTTGGGGAATGCTGCGCGAGACGCATCCCGAACTCGCTGCGAATTGGCGGATTGCCATCGCTGGTTGGGACGATGGCGGCCACCTCGCGGAAGTGGAGCGCGCGATTACTCGAACAGGCCTCGTCTCCGATGAAGTCGTATTGCCGGGACCTTTGCATGGCGATGGCAAGGACAATGCCTTGGCGCATGCCGATGCCTTTGTGCTGCCTTCGAAGTCGGAAGGCCTGCCCATGTCCATCCTCGAAGCATGGTCGTGGGGATTGCCGACCTTGATGACGCAGGAGTGCAATCTCCCAGAAGGATTCGATCAGAAGGCGGCATTGGAAATCCCGCAGACGGCAGAAGAACTTGCATCCAAGCTTGCCGAACATCTGGCGTCGGGCCATCTGGCCGAGACCGGACGCAATGCGCGCATTCTTGCCGAGCAGCGGTTCGGCTGGGCGAGCATCGCCTCACAGCATATCGCAGTTTATCGATGGATGCTGGGCAAGGCCGCCAAGCCCGAATGCGTCAGGCTGGATTGA
- a CDS encoding sulfotransferase family protein: MNQQKPHNTPGSLVARAKRVLSDPAGALAAARVWRSWGESDENHVFLLGVPRAGTSLLATVLACNDELVTVGDETQFFLLRNYQKLSYPGLPESDWRAMIEASRSRAELFDKLAAHYIAQKDSASRFFEKTPGHALHMTKLAQAFPKAQFVFCVRDPRDAFASMKRAKNLPKPSLENYTSFYNELCNQYLSVDSSRTHLVAYEELVSEPSAIVPATCDFLGVPYSEHMLDPEVHAANAPVYGQREHHKRIGEPISPKSIGSWKKTLSEAEASYLVENTRGKLTELGVADVVFGAQQRG; encoded by the coding sequence ATGAACCAGCAGAAACCCCACAACACCCCCGGCTCTCTCGTCGCTCGTGCAAAACGCGTTTTGAGTGATCCGGCAGGCGCACTGGCCGCAGCGCGTGTCTGGCGCTCCTGGGGGGAATCCGACGAGAACCACGTTTTCCTGCTGGGCGTGCCGCGTGCAGGAACCAGCCTTCTGGCGACGGTTCTTGCCTGCAACGATGAACTCGTCACCGTCGGTGATGAAACGCAGTTCTTCCTGCTGCGCAACTACCAGAAGCTGTCCTATCCGGGATTGCCTGAGAGTGACTGGCGCGCGATGATCGAAGCCTCTCGCAGCCGTGCCGAACTGTTCGACAAGCTTGCCGCGCATTACATCGCGCAGAAGGACAGCGCTTCGCGTTTCTTCGAGAAGACGCCCGGCCACGCTCTGCATATGACCAAACTGGCGCAGGCGTTTCCCAAGGCGCAGTTTGTTTTCTGTGTTCGCGATCCGCGTGACGCCTTTGCCAGCATGAAGCGGGCCAAGAACCTCCCGAAGCCTTCGCTGGAAAATTACACGAGCTTTTATAACGAGCTGTGCAACCAGTATTTGAGCGTCGATAGCTCCCGCACGCATCTCGTAGCTTATGAAGAGCTTGTCAGCGAGCCTTCCGCGATTGTGCCTGCCACCTGCGACTTCCTCGGCGTGCCCTATTCGGAGCACATGCTCGATCCTGAAGTTCATGCAGCCAATGCGCCGGTGTACGGCCAGCGCGAGCATCACAAGCGCATCGGCGAGCCGATCAGTCCGAAAAGTATCGGCAGCTGGAAGAAGACCTTGAGCGAAGCTGAGGCAAGCTACCTCGTCGAAAACACACGAGGGAAGCTGACAGAGCTTGGAGTTGCGGACGTGGTTTTCGGCGCGCAGCAACGCGGCTGA
- a CDS encoding glycosyltransferase has protein sequence MTRLAILTSQIGHYHDARYRGASEQIDDLVVIVGENEGGFAEFTVEASDGYSVERLFESSAAFMQGLAEGVLQERMDECLNRVRPDVIAIPGWSSPLSAAAIKWAHGQSVPLIVMSESQIDDADRSKVREWTKKRIVSLCDAALVGGPPHADYIKILGMAEDRIFLGYNAVGNSHFAKLATEARSNAGALRAEHNLPERYILASARFIAKKNLPNLVRAFARARSAVGGDSPDLVILGDGEERANIETAARDAGVADHVHLPGYRGYDVLPIFYGLSEGFAHVSTVEQWGLVVNEGMAAGLPVTVSEPCGVGRTVVTDGESGFIVEPTVEGIAEAIEKLFRMSDAERAAMGERAAAAIADWGPERFGKNMANAAQAALKHSRRRKLGLLDRIILDKLSERKIDAVS, from the coding sequence ATGACCCGGCTTGCGATACTGACCAGCCAAATCGGCCATTACCACGACGCCCGCTATCGCGGTGCGAGTGAGCAGATCGACGATCTGGTCGTCATCGTCGGCGAGAATGAAGGCGGCTTCGCCGAATTCACTGTCGAGGCGAGCGATGGGTACAGCGTTGAACGCCTGTTCGAAAGCAGCGCTGCCTTCATGCAGGGGCTTGCCGAGGGCGTGCTGCAAGAGCGGATGGACGAATGCCTCAATCGTGTGCGTCCTGACGTGATCGCCATCCCGGGATGGAGCAGCCCGCTGAGCGCTGCGGCGATCAAATGGGCGCATGGCCAGTCCGTGCCGCTCATCGTCATGTCGGAAAGCCAGATCGATGATGCGGATCGCTCGAAGGTCCGCGAATGGACCAAGAAGCGCATCGTGTCGCTTTGTGATGCTGCGCTTGTCGGTGGTCCGCCGCATGCTGATTACATCAAGATACTCGGCATGGCTGAAGATCGCATTTTCCTGGGCTATAATGCGGTCGGCAACAGCCATTTTGCAAAGCTGGCTACCGAAGCGCGCAGCAATGCGGGCGCCCTGCGAGCCGAGCACAATCTCCCCGAGCGCTACATCCTCGCATCTGCGCGTTTCATTGCGAAGAAGAACCTCCCGAACCTCGTCCGCGCATTCGCACGGGCCCGCAGTGCGGTGGGAGGCGATAGCCCAGATCTTGTCATCCTCGGGGATGGCGAAGAGCGCGCGAATATCGAAACGGCAGCGCGCGATGCCGGCGTGGCCGATCATGTTCACCTGCCCGGCTATCGCGGCTATGATGTTCTGCCCATCTTCTACGGCCTGTCAGAAGGCTTCGCCCATGTCTCCACCGTGGAGCAATGGGGTCTGGTGGTGAATGAAGGCATGGCAGCGGGTCTTCCCGTTACCGTGTCGGAGCCCTGCGGCGTAGGGCGCACGGTCGTCACCGATGGCGAAAGCGGCTTCATCGTGGAGCCCACAGTTGAAGGCATTGCCGAGGCTATCGAAAAGCTGTTCCGCATGTCGGATGCCGAACGGGCTGCGATGGGAGAGCGCGCTGCCGCTGCAATCGCGGATTGGGGGCCCGAACGCTTCGGCAAGAACATGGCGAATGCCGCGCAGGCTGCGCTTAAGCATTCGAGGCGCCGGAAACTGGGCCTGCTCGACCGGATCATTCTCGACAAGCTATCCGAACGCAAAATCGATGCCGTCTCCTGA
- a CDS encoding acyltransferase yields the protein MIPAIWKFKGALMRLSCPLFFKRIGAGAQFTGRIRLPLPFRNVTIGRNAMIGHDVFFQTGKTSRITIGDDVSLNTGTHLVAGDAITIGNNVAVGEYVSIRDQDHRFIPAEGVRGQGFAVSPIVIEDNVWIGRGVHIGPGAHIRSGSIVAANSVVKGDYPANSLIAGAPATQRRLIQPDGTLTRP from the coding sequence ATGATCCCTGCGATCTGGAAATTCAAAGGCGCCCTGATGCGTCTCAGCTGCCCGCTTTTTTTCAAGCGTATCGGGGCAGGGGCGCAGTTTACAGGGCGCATTCGCCTGCCTTTGCCTTTCCGCAATGTCACGATCGGTCGCAATGCAATGATCGGGCATGATGTGTTCTTCCAGACCGGCAAGACGTCACGCATTACAATCGGTGACGACGTGTCGCTTAACACGGGCACGCATCTCGTCGCCGGGGACGCGATTACGATCGGAAACAACGTCGCTGTTGGCGAATACGTGTCGATCCGCGACCAGGATCACCGCTTTATTCCCGCCGAGGGCGTGCGGGGGCAGGGGTTCGCGGTGAGCCCGATTGTGATTGAAGACAATGTGTGGATCGGCAGGGGTGTCCACATCGGCCCCGGTGCGCATATTCGCTCAGGATCGATTGTCGCGGCCAATTCGGTGGTGAAAGGCGATTACCCCGCCAACAGCCTGATCGCCGGAGCGCCCGCAACCCAGCGCCGCCTCATCCAGCCGGATGGAACGCTGACGCGTCCGTAA